The following DNA comes from Enterocloster bolteae.
TATTCAATGAGATTAATACCATGCCAGGTTTTACCGCCATCAGTATGTATCCCATGCTGTGGGAAGCCAGAGGGATCACAAAGGACCAGCTGGTGGATATGCTGATGGCCCATGGGATGGAACGATACACTTAAGGGAAAGAGGAAGGAATATGACAAAAGACGTGCTGATTACAATCAGTGGCATCCAGATGATAGACGAAGAGGACTCCGATGTGGAGATGATAGTAAGGGGAGATTATTATCAGAAGAATGGAAAGCATTACATCCTCTACGAAGAGATGATGGAAGGCTTTACAGGTAAGGTCAAGAACGTAATCAAGATATCCCCTTCCGGAATGGACATAATTAAAAAGGGAATCGCCAACACCCACATGCAGTTTGAGAAGAACAAGAAGAATCTTTCATGCTACACCACTCCCCTGGGCGATATGGTGGTAGGCATACAGGCCAACCGGATTAAAATAAATGAAGAACCGGACAGCCTGCTGGTGAATGTGGATTATTCCCTGGATATCAATTATGAGCATCTGTCCGATTGCAGCATCCGCCTGGATGTCCAGTCCTGTCCGCAGTGACAGGGTACAGGGTACGCAGTACACAGAGAGCAGTAAAAGAAAAATATAAAAAAGAAGCGGCGCAGCTGCCGCTTCTTTTTATTTCTTATCTTTCTTATTCCTTTTAAATCTTGCGAAGAATCCCTTCTTCTTTGGCGGAGTCGGAATCGCGCCGCCTCTCACACTTTTGATCTCAGTGATGTAGATACCGCTGATG
Coding sequences within:
- a CDS encoding DUF1934 domain-containing protein; translated protein: MTKDVLITISGIQMIDEEDSDVEMIVRGDYYQKNGKHYILYEEMMEGFTGKVKNVIKISPSGMDIIKKGIANTHMQFEKNKKNLSCYTTPLGDMVVGIQANRIKINEEPDSLLVNVDYSLDINYEHLSDCSIRLDVQSCPQ